Proteins encoded together in one Vitis vinifera cultivar Pinot Noir 40024 chromosome 4, ASM3070453v1 window:
- the LOC104879074 gene encoding uncharacterized protein LOC104879074: MNMMRTPLLMSFFVFLQLLAILAHARTLSENSWNMFTQSTNLKMPTSLQPPSPVEKKKTGASTCAPESSSCSKFMRITQYQRPSTSPPPPPKSPFGPVPSSRPSPAECLRSSSTPLPRSTSPCLAKRLCIRFKKNYYGKRSSSSTPTSPASSSLVRHGKRIDSYPCSAKSLCNKFWNMMDNKRSSLSPPPPPIPHIPVVSWLKSPPSLSLASS; the protein is encoded by the exons ATGAATATGATGAGAACTCCACTTCTCAtgtctttctttgtctttctTCAGCTTCTTGCTATTCTTGCTCATGCAAGAACTTTATCAG AGAATTCGTGGAATATGTTCACACAAAGTACTAATTTGAAGATGCCCACAAGTCTTCAACCTCCATCTCCagtagaaaagaagaaaacaggcGCCTCTACTTGTGCTCCAGAGAGTTCTTCATGCAGCAAATTCATGAGAATCACCCAATATCAAAGGCCCTCAACATCTCCCCCTCCACCCCCAAAATCACCATTTGGGCCCGTTCCAAGCTCAAGACCTTCTCCTGCAGAGTGTCTCCGCAGTTCGTCGACGCCCCTACCAAGAAGTACTTCTCCTTGTTTAGCAAAGAGACTATGCATTAGattcaagaaaaattattatggaAAGAGGTCGTCATCAAGCACTCCCACATCTCCTGCATCCTCATCGCTAGTGCGCCATGGAAAGAGAATAGATTCTTATCCTTGTTCAGCAAAAAGTCTGTGTAACAAATTCTGGAACATGATGGACAACAAGAGGTCATCACtttcaccaccaccaccaccaataCCACATATACCTGTAGTATCATGGTTAAAATCACCTCCTAGTCTGAGCCTAGCTTCATCCTGA